The nucleotide window CGTACGTCGGCTCCGACCTCGCCCGTATGGCCGCGGACGCGAAGGCGCAGCGCGCCGAACTGCCGGTGGTGTTCCAGTCGCTGAGGAGCGAGGCCGGCGTCACGGACGTCGCCGCCTGGGTACGGCAGCAGCTCACGGCGTGGACGGCATGACGACGACCGGCACCGGAACCGGAGTCACGGCCACGGCACGGATCTCCGCACGCGAGAACGGGCGGGGCGGAACCGTCCTCCCGACCCTGGAGAGCGCGGGCCCGCTCGCGCTGCGCCGCACCCGGGCCAGCGGCGACGAGGCGCGCGTCATGCTCGTCGGCGCCATGAGCGGACCCCTCGGCGGGGACCGTTTCGCCGTGGAGGCGCAGGTGGGCGAGGGTGCCCGGCTGCACCTCGGCTCGGCCGCCGCGACCATCGCCCTGCCGGGGCAGGCCAAGGGGAGCGAGGCACGCTACGACGTCCGCCTCGACATCGCCGCCGGCGGTGAACTGCGCTGGCTGCCCGAGCAGTTGATCTCCGCCAAGGGCAGTGATCTCGTCGTGTCGACGTCCGTGGACCTGGCCCCCGGCGCCCGGCTGGTGTTCCGGGAGGAGCAGGTGCTCGGGCGGTTCGGCGAGGAGCCGGGGCGGCTGCGCAGCCGGCTCACCGTACGGCTGGGCGGACGTCCGCTGCTCGACCAGGAGGTGACCTGCGGGCCGGGGGCGCCGGGCGGCTGGGACGGCCCGGCGGTGCTGGGGGGACATCGCGCCCTGGGGCAACTCGTCGTCGTGCGGCCGGAGTTCGTGGAGCGGACCCCAGAGCCGCAGGTGCTGGGGGAGTGCGCCGCGCTCACCCCGCTCGCCGGGCCCGCCGTACTCGTCACCGCGCTCGCGCCCGACGCGCTGCGGCTGCGACGCGTGCTCGACGAGGCGCTCGCCGCGGTCGAGGACGCTGCCTGAGACTTCGGCAGACACACACCGGTTGACCCCTCCGCCCCATCGCCCCTCCGCTGAACGGAACTTTCCGCACCGGTTATCGGATTAGTAAAGAACGCTGCTCCCCCCTGTTCTCAGGTGCCTCACAGCCGCGAGGATCCCCCGTGACCATTCGCAACTATGTACGGGGAGTGCCCTCTTGAGAGGTATGAGGCCGACGAGACGGTCAGCAGCGTTCGGCTCCGCCGGGCTGCTCGTCACGGCGACGCTGATAGCCGGTGCCGTGACCGCTCCGGTGGCGAGCGCCACGGAGACCGGCGGCGCCAAGGACCGCGAGGCCAAGGGCGTCGCCGTCGCGGCTGCCAAGGCGGCGAAGAAGGGCATCAGCTGGGCGGACTGCCCCGAGGGCTGGGGGCTGGAGAAGCCGATCCAGTGCGGCTGGGTCACCGTGCCACTCGACTACGCGAAGCCGAACGGCAAGCAGATCAAGCTCGCCGTCGACCGTATCGGCAACACCGGTACGAAGGAGGAGCGCCAGGGCGCCCTCGTCTACAACCCGGGCGGCCCCGGCGGCTCGGGCCTGCGTTTCCCGCGCCGGGTCACGACCAAGAACCCCCTGTGGGCCAACGTCTCCAAGGCGTACGACTTCGTGGGCTTCGACCCGCGCGGTGTCGGCCACTCGGCGCCCATCTCCTGCGTCGACCCGACGGAGTTCGTGAAGGCGCCCAAGAAGGACCCGGTCCCGGACACCAAGCACGACAAGCTCGTCCAGCGCGAGCTGGCCGCCAACTATGCGGCCGGCTGCAAGAAGAACAGCGGCGCGATGCTGCCGCACATGACGACGCCGAACACCGCGCGCGACCTGGACGTCATCCGGGCCGCCCTGGGGGAGAAGAAGCTCAACTTCCTCGGCGTCTCGTACGGCACCTACATCGGCGGCGTCTACGGCACGCTCTTCCCGACCCACGTCCGCCGCATGATCGTGGACAGCGTGGTCAACCCCTCGCGGGAGAAGATCTGGTACCAGGCCAACCTGGACCAGGACGTCGCCTTCGAGGGTCGCTGGAAGGACTGGACGTCGTGGGTCGCGCAGAACGACGCGACGTACCACCTCGGCGACACCCGGGCCAAGGTCCAGGCGAAGTGGCTGGAGCTGCGCGCCACCGCGAAGAAGAACCCGATCGGCGGGCTCGTCGGCCCGGCCGAGCTGATCTCCTTCTTCCAGAGCGCCCCGTACTACGACTCCGCGTGGGCGCCCACCGCCCAGGTGTGGAGCGCCTACGCCGCCGGTGACACCCAGGCGCTGGTCGACGCGGCCGCCCCGGACCTCACCGACACCGCGGGCAACGCGGCCTCGGAGAACGGCAACGCCGTCTACACCGCGGTCGAGTGCGCCGACGCCAAGTGGCCCACGAGCTGGAAGAAGTGGGACCGCGACAACACGCGGCTGCACAAGAACTACCCGTTCATGACCTGGGCCAACGCCTGGATGAACCTGCCCTGCGCCACCTGGCATTCCAAGCAGCACACCCCGCTGGACGTGAAGACCAAGAAGGGCCTGCCGCCCGTCCTGATCGTCCAGTCGGAGCGCGACGCGGCCACCCCGTACGAGGGCGCCGTCGAGCTGCACAAGCGCTTCAAGGGCTCCCGTCTCATCACTGAGAAGAACGCGGGCTCGCACGGCGTGACCAGCCTGGTCAACTCGTGCATCAACACGCGCGTGGACACCTACCTGCTCACCGGCAAGGTGGACAAGGCCGACGTGAAGTGCGAGCCGCACGCCACGCCGAAGCCGTAGTCGTATTCGTAGTTGTAGTCGTAGTCCCAGCCGTCGTCGGTACGGCAGTGAGGGGCGGTCGGTTTTCCGGCCGCCCCTCACCCGTGCTCACGCCCCGAACCAGGCGTCCTCCGCCGCGTAGTCGAAGAGGTCCCCGTACGCCTGGAACATCTTCGGGTACGCCTCCCGCCAGTCCCGGCCGTCCGCCAACCGCCGCTCGATCCACGCGATCGTCTCCGGCAGCGTCTCCGCGTACCGGGCCACCGGGCGGTAGCCCAACTCCCGTTCCGCCGCCGTCATGTCACAGATCACGGGCACCGGCACGGACCACGGGGTGTCGCCCACCGTGGGCGCCGGGGCGGGCCCGTCGACCAGGACGTCCTCGGCCTCGACGCCCATCACCGCGTCGATCGCGGCGGCGATCTCCGCCACCGTCGGAGTGTCGGGGTCGACGGCGTTCAGCACCCGCGCCCCCGGCCGCGCGGCGGCCAGCCTGATCAGCTCGGCGATGTTGCGCACACCCGCCGGATGGAAGCGGCTCGCGCCGCCGTACGCGAGGACCCTGCGCCGGCGCCCGTCCAGGTTGCGCTTGACGAAGTACAGCTCGCGGGGCGTACGGCAGTGCGGCCCGTGGATGGCGCCCGCGCGCAGCAGCGTCGTGGGCAACCGGTCGCCGGCCGCGATGAGTTCACGCTCCAG belongs to Streptomyces graminofaciens and includes:
- a CDS encoding urease accessory protein UreD, which produces MTTTGTGTGVTATARISARENGRGGTVLPTLESAGPLALRRTRASGDEARVMLVGAMSGPLGGDRFAVEAQVGEGARLHLGSAAATIALPGQAKGSEARYDVRLDIAAGGELRWLPEQLISAKGSDLVVSTSVDLAPGARLVFREEQVLGRFGEEPGRLRSRLTVRLGGRPLLDQEVTCGPGAPGGWDGPAVLGGHRALGQLVVVRPEFVERTPEPQVLGECAALTPLAGPAVLVTALAPDALRLRRVLDEALAAVEDAA
- a CDS encoding alpha/beta hydrolase is translated as MRPTRRSAAFGSAGLLVTATLIAGAVTAPVASATETGGAKDREAKGVAVAAAKAAKKGISWADCPEGWGLEKPIQCGWVTVPLDYAKPNGKQIKLAVDRIGNTGTKEERQGALVYNPGGPGGSGLRFPRRVTTKNPLWANVSKAYDFVGFDPRGVGHSAPISCVDPTEFVKAPKKDPVPDTKHDKLVQRELAANYAAGCKKNSGAMLPHMTTPNTARDLDVIRAALGEKKLNFLGVSYGTYIGGVYGTLFPTHVRRMIVDSVVNPSREKIWYQANLDQDVAFEGRWKDWTSWVAQNDATYHLGDTRAKVQAKWLELRATAKKNPIGGLVGPAELISFFQSAPYYDSAWAPTAQVWSAYAAGDTQALVDAAAPDLTDTAGNAASENGNAVYTAVECADAKWPTSWKKWDRDNTRLHKNYPFMTWANAWMNLPCATWHSKQHTPLDVKTKKGLPPVLIVQSERDAATPYEGAVELHKRFKGSRLITEKNAGSHGVTSLVNSCINTRVDTYLLTGKVDKADVKCEPHATPKP
- a CDS encoding NAD-dependent epimerase/dehydratase family protein encodes the protein MVIGATGQIGRVAVGALARDGWEVTALSTRGGRDESWPEEVRVARADRADDAALAEAIGDGCDVLVDMVAYGPEHARQLTGLADRVGSAVVISSVSVYEDDKGRNFDTQAEPGGFPEYPVPLGEEQRTVRPGESSYSTRKAGLERELIAAGDRLPTTLLRAGAIHGPHCRTPRELYFVKRNLDGRRRRVLAYGGASRFHPAGVRNIAELIRLAAARPGARVLNAVDPDTPTVAEIAAAIDAVMGVEAEDVLVDGPAPAPTVGDTPWSVPVPVICDMTAAERELGYRPVARYAETLPETIAWIERRLADGRDWREAYPKMFQAYGDLFDYAAEDAWFGA